In Embleya scabrispora, the DNA window GGTTGCCGCCGGGGAGTTCGGGCGGGCGCGGAAGACGTGGATCTCCAGGGCGGTGTCACCGGTCGGGGTGGGGACGCGCAGCGTCTCGTAGTCCAGATGCATCGGGCCGACCGCCGGGTGGTGCACGCTCTTGTGGCCGGCGCCGCAGACCAGCACCTTTCCGGTGGCCCAGATCCGCCGGAAATCGGCGCTGTGCGTGGAGAGTTCGGTGATCAGCGCGGCCAGCTCCGTGTCGTCGGGGTAGCGCCCGGCCGAGACCCGCAGTTGGCCCACCGCGTCCTCGGCCCGTTCCTCCCACTCGGGGAACACGAGGCGGGAGCCGGGGTCGAGGAAGAGGAACCTGGCGTTGTTGCGGTCGCGGCGGCCCGGGTCGGCCAGGCCGCCGACGAGTTCGGCGCCCAGGTCGTTCCAGGCCACCGTGTCCAGGCGGTGGTTCGTGGCGAAGGCCGGGAGCCGGGTCAGCGAGTCCAGGATCTGTTGGATCAGCGGGCTGACCCGGGCCGTTGGCGCGGGGATGCGGCGGGTGCCGGCCAGCGTGATCAGGTGTCGGTGCTCGGCGGCGTCGAGGCCGAGCGCCCGGGCGAGTGCGTCGAGCACCTCGGGGAGGGCTGGGTGGCCCGACCCTGTTCGAGGCGTACGTAGTAGTCGACGCTGATCCCGGCGAGCTGGGCCAACTCCTCGCGGCGCAGGCCGCGGACCCGGCGTCGATGGCCGCCGACGAGCCCGACGTGCTCCGGTGCGACGCGGCTTCGGCGGGCCCGCAGGAAGCCGCCCAGCGCGCGCCGGGCATCGCCGACGCCTTCGACCTCGTCGTCGGTGTGCGCCGCGGGCGGGGCCGCCACCCCGGTGCGCCGCTCGGTGCCGGTCGTACGCTCGCCCTGCTCCACCCCGTTCATGCGGTCAAGTATGCGCGGGCACCGCCCGGACCGGCCCTGTGTGGTCCTCGTGATACCAGGAACGGGGTTCCGCCGGTTGAACCGGGTCCTGGCTACCCGTTCGCGCCCGGAGGACCGTTGGTCCCATGAACCCCACCACACCGCAGACCGGCCGGCCCTCGCCCTCGACCTCGCCGCGAAAGGTCCTCGTCGTCGCCGCCCATCCCGAGCCGCGCTCGCTCAACGGCGCGCTGACCGAGTTCGCCGTCGAGCGGCTGCGGGCGGCGGGGCACCACGTGCGGGTGTCCGACCTGTACGCGATGAAGTGGAAGGCGGCCGTGGACGGCGACGACTTCCCGGAGCACGTCGCGGACGACCGCCTTCGGGTGATGGCCGAGTCGCAGCGGGCCACGCTGGCCGGGCGGCTGGCCCCGGAGATCGCCGCCGAGCAGGAGAAGGTGCTCTGGGCGGACGCGGTCGTCCTGCAGTTCCCGATGTGGTGGTTCTCCGCGCCGGCGATGTTGAAGGGGTGGATCGACAGGGTGTTCACCGCCGGATTCGCCTACGGTCCGGAGGTCCCGCCCCCGTACAGCGAGGGCGCGTTGGCCGGGCGGCGGGCGTTGTTGTCGGTGACGGCCGGCGCCCGGGAGACCGCGTTCTCCGACCGGGGCATCCACGGGCGGTTGGCGGAACTGCTCTTCCCGCTCCAGCACGGGTTGTTCTGGTTCGCCGGCCTGACCCCGCTGGAGCCGTTCGCGGTGTTCGGTTCGAACGACGTCTCGCCGGAGCGGTTCGAGGCGGCGAAGGAGGAGTACGGCCGACGGCTGGACGCGCTGTTCACCGACGAGCCGGTGGCCTTCCGCTCGCTCGTCGGCGGCGACTACGACCGCGAGATGCGGTTGTTGTCGGGCATCGAGGAGCCCGGGACGAGCGGGATCGACTTGCACGTGCGGTCGGGTGCCTGAGTCCGGGGTCCGGTCGCGCCCGATCGGCCGGTACGCGGGGGTGGTTCGAGGCCGTGAAACGGGCGGCGACCTGCGCGGACCGGCTCCGCCGGAGGCCGACGACCTGCGCTCGGACCACGACTTTCGGTATTGGTCGGTGCCTCGGTCCACCTGTTATTGTCGAGCCCGACCCGACCGCAGCGCCCACGGCACGCGGACAGGTGCACGAACGTCACTCGCAGGACGGAGAGGCCACGCTGATGAAGAAGCTGATCCTGGTGGCTTTGGCTGCTGTAGCCGGCCTGTTGGTCTACCGGCAGATTCAGGCGGATCGGGCCGAGCAGGATCTGTGGACCGAGGCGACGGACGCGGTTCCGGCGGGTACCGGCACTCGCTGAGCAGATCGTGCGGGAGACACCGCAGAGGCTTGACCCCACCCGGGGAGTGCCACGTTTCACGTGAAACGCCGCCATTCCCCGGGTGAGGTGTCGTGAAATCGCGGCCCGGTTGCCGCTAACCTGGTTCGGTACGAGGGGCCTTAGCTCAGCTGGTAGAGCG includes these proteins:
- a CDS encoding NAD(P)H-dependent oxidoreductase, giving the protein MNPTTPQTGRPSPSTSPRKVLVVAAHPEPRSLNGALTEFAVERLRAAGHHVRVSDLYAMKWKAAVDGDDFPEHVADDRLRVMAESQRATLAGRLAPEIAAEQEKVLWADAVVLQFPMWWFSAPAMLKGWIDRVFTAGFAYGPEVPPPYSEGALAGRRALLSVTAGARETAFSDRGIHGRLAELLFPLQHGLFWFAGLTPLEPFAVFGSNDVSPERFEAAKEEYGRRLDALFTDEPVAFRSLVGGDYDREMRLLSGIEEPGTSGIDLHVRSGA
- a CDS encoding XRE family transcriptional regulator, whose translation is MLDALARALGLDAAEHRHLITLAGTRRIPAPTARVSPLIQQILDSLTRLPAFATNHRLDTVAWNDLGAELVGGLADPGRRDRNNARFLFLDPGSRLVFPEWEERAEDAVGQLRVSAGRYPDDTELAALITELSTHSADFRRIWATGKVLVCGAGHKSVHHPAVGPMHLDYETLRVPTPTGDTALEIHVFRARPNSPAATALSRLATLVAQATTPDPAEATEASPI
- a CDS encoding helix-turn-helix domain-containing protein, which gives rise to MNGVEQGERTTGTERRTGVAAPPAAHTDDEVEGVGDARRALGGFLRARRSRVAPEHVGLVGGHRRRVRGLRREELAQLAGISVDYYVRLEQGRATQPSPRCSTHSPGRSASTPPSTDT
- a CDS encoding DLW-39 family protein is translated as MKKLILVALAAVAGLLVYRQIQADRAEQDLWTEATDAVPAGTGTR